ACCGGGCTACTTTCTGTTCATCGGAACGGGATCGCACCGAGCGCAAGTCAGCGAATTGACCGCAAAGCGAAACCAGGCGTTTTCCGGCGCAACGTCAGCGGCGTATCCGGTGCTGAAAGGGGATTACGTTGAGTACCTGCTCAATCGCCTCGCAATGACGGTGAAGAAGGAAAAGTTGCCGTCTCTTGAGGTTGCCATTGAAGCGTTCAACACCCTGGGGAATCGGCCTGAGGAGATGCTCAAGGCGCTGCGACAACTCATGCAGCAAGAAGGTGATCCCGATCTATTTCTCCCGGTAATTGCCAGTACTTTGCGCTCGGCAGCGGCCAGTACTGAGCTTGAGAAAGTGGAGCAGTTAGGCAGCCTGGCTCAGGCTATTTTTAACAAAATCGCATCCACGGAAGGCGACGCTCGGGGGATATTCTCCACCGATGCGGCGGCTGAGTATTCGAAGACTGTAGGTCGTGAGGTACGCGTGGAAGAGATTCAACCGGTGGTGATTGCGCTGGTTGCCGAGAACATCATCATGCGGCGTGGGCATGGGATTTATGCGATTACGGATCAGTTTGTTCAGGAGATTTGGTTGGAAGAACGAGCGTTGATTGATGCTAGTTAGGAATTTGGCTGGGGTGGAAGATGAGGACCCCACGAACGTGGTAGCTCTAACTTTGATTCAGGAGTTTTTGCTAATGTCCGCTATCAATTCGTCCAAAATTTGCGCTACTGCTCCACCGATTCACGCCCACCACCGCCCAAAAAACGGAGGTGTCCAATGATGAACCCCCAAGACCTTAAAACCATCGGCCTCACCCACTTCTCCTTCCACGCCGACGAACCGCTGTTTCGCATCAACGCCGGTGTTCCGGTGATCGAAGCCCTCTCCCACGCCTCTGATCTGCTCCACGTCGCCAAACTGCTTGCGTCAGACGCCGCCATGGTTCGCGATACCGACCGGCATGCCTGGGCGTCGCATTATTTGCAGGATATGAGTAAGGCAATTATCGATGACGTGGTGAAGGTGCTCGACGCACCGGGTAACAATCGCAGCCAGTGACGTCGTCGTAAAAGCCGCACGCATAAAAGAGCCCCGAATCAATCGGGGCTTTTTGCGCTTCGTTGCGCTCACACTTCGCTAACTTCAAACACAAACGAAATCCTGCGACTGCTCGCGCGCCA
This genomic stretch from Pseudomonas wuhanensis harbors:
- a CDS encoding DUF3077 domain-containing protein, encoding MMNPQDLKTIGLTHFSFHADEPLFRINAGVPVIEALSHASDLLHVAKLLASDAAMVRDTDRHAWASHYLQDMSKAIIDDVVKVLDAPGNNRSQ
- a CDS encoding AAA family ATPase, coding for MSSIFQRPELAEQMANQLLNPGVLDEGLRSGLFLSGLRRTGKTTFLRNDLIPALEEAGALVIYVDLWSDTLANPATLVHDAIRQRLEELQTPGSSLLEMLKRVSGADIGAAGFKFGFKLDSIGHAGGPTLAQALTEVVDQAKTDLVLIIDEVQHAISSDDGNQLLLALKAARDAINPRPNTPGYFLFIGTGSHRAQVSELTAKRNQAFSGATSAAYPVLKGDYVEYLLNRLAMTVKKEKLPSLEVAIEAFNTLGNRPEEMLKALRQLMQQEGDPDLFLPVIASTLRSAAASTELEKVEQLGSLAQAIFNKIASTEGDARGIFSTDAAAEYSKTVGREVRVEEIQPVVIALVAENIIMRRGHGIYAITDQFVQEIWLEERALIDAS